The Dermacentor silvarum isolate Dsil-2018 chromosome 3, BIME_Dsil_1.4, whole genome shotgun sequence region GACAGAAAAGTGATGATGCAGCGTTGCCGCTAACAGAAACGGGCTGTACGCGGCACCGAATGGAAAGCAGGTCATCCGCCTCTGAACAATTGGCAGCAATGGCTGATGCTGCGTCGGGAAATGAGCGATCCACAAGGAGTGCATCTCTGTCCTCGGGCCAAACGACCATCTGCAGGTACGCCTTCTTTATGTCAGCCACAATAACGATTGGATGAAGCAAAGTTGAGCAGCAGGTTCAATAAATCAGCATCCATTTTTGACCCTTTGATAAGCACGCTGTTCAGGGATGGTTGACCGGCAGCATGAGACGATGCATCGGAAACAACTCTTAGCTTGGTAGTGACTGCGTCGCGTCGAATCACTCCATGATGCGGCATGCAGTACGTGTTCGGCTTGAAGGGCACGTCTTGGTCGAGAACTCGTTCGGCGTGGCATTCGTCAAAATAAGTCTGGATCGTCTTTTCATACTGGACGATAAGATCTGGTTGTTGCTTGAAGCGTCGGAGCTGCATCAAGAGCCTCTGCCTAGCAAGGGCGAAGTTGTCGTGGCCGGCGTCGAGACCTGGCTCCCGAATTAGGAGAGGAACCTCGTAGCGTCCTCCTTTCTTCGAAACGTGGCGTTTGAATACATCCAGAGCCATGTGGAAGTCCTGTTTACCATCAGGATCATCTTGCACCCCAACGGTGTCGAGGCGCCACAAAGAAGAGATGTCCACGTCTAATGAGGCGTCGGTTGCCCCCCGCTCTTCCACAGCAAAGAAGAGTGATGTGGTTTGTACAGCGGAACCTTTGTATAAATCGTGGAGTGTTCCCTGGTTGGTTCACCCAAAAAGGGTCTCCACTACCGTAACCTGTGGCAATAGTCGAGTTATCTGTCCGGTTACAACCTCCCAGTAGAGGTCGGAGCCTATCAGGATGCTGATCTCATCCTCCCGGAAAGTCGTCGCCTCAGAGCGTGCATCAGAGAGAACAAGACTATGGTGTGTCATCATGGTGGCGATCGTGCCATCCGCTGGTGGGCTGGTTACCGCAGAGATTTCCGGCACTTCAAGGGCATCTACAGTGGTCTCGTTGGTACTGTGCTCGCTGTGGAGTGGAACAGACACTCGGCTACATGTCAGGGTCACAGGACGTAGTTTTCCCGCATGTGAATAGGTTGAGCCGCTCAACGCCTTGAACAGGACAATTAAGTGCTCGAGAAACGTCCTGCCCAACGAAAGTGCGCTGACTGCCGTGTCTAGCAGCAAACGCAGAAAACTTGACCTTGCTAGTGCGACAGCTCAAGTTCTGCCTGTCTGAGCCGGCACGAGACCGGTGCCACTCGTGACACGGATGTTGCACGAGGTGGTGTGTCGATGAACTCCGGGCCCACTGCTTGCGCGTTGCACAGATGGCGCAGACGCGTTGCCCAGACGCTTTGCTTGGGTTTGAGTCAGAGTACACACGTTGCACACCGACATCAAGAGTTGTCCAGCACAGTTCGCGCATTGCAAACTCCTGGCGCTTCCGCATTCGCTGGCAATGTGGTTGCGCTTGGCGCAGCGGAAGCAACGCCTGCGCGTCTGAAGCCTCCTGCGTTTTTCTTCTTAAGTGAGCGACGTTGAGCATTCCTGAACTGTGTGGTCCGACACGTTGCGCAGGAGGCAGGGACGCATGTACGGCGACCTCACTTCAGTTGATAGAGCCGCTGCAGAGGGCGGGTTTAGCCCATGAGGTCGCAATTCACATGGATGATGCCGCTGGCTTGCAGATTAGCTGGCTTGGTGGAAGGCACCTTCCTCCCTCGCCTCGAGTTAAATTCGTAGGAAGGTCCTCAGATGTTTTACTAGCTGGGACTTGTCTTCTTGCCTAACCGCTGCCCTGTCATCATGGTTTGACGAAGAAGCCCCCTTCAGCCGCTGACGGTACAGGATACCAAGGTCAGGTGGTGAGGCCTTCATGATGACGCATCGCAGAACAGCAGCATACTCATCTGGTGAAACGCCAAGGCCATCCAGTGCGCTTGTGCGGAAAGTGATCTCGTCATAGAGATTTAGAGGCTTTTCGAGATCTGTTTAACTGGGAATGGGTGCTATTGCGAATAGGTGGTTCAGATGGTTATCGACCAGCATGTCGCGGCAGCCGAACCGGTCGGACCGCACCTTGATGGCCACATAGTAGTTTGCCTCGGCGAGGCGGACAGGTACATCAGCAGATATTTAAATTTGTATATCTTTGATAGCGAGTCATTGCCGTGGAGGCTTGCCTAGTACCGGTCCCAAAAGCCTTGCCAGTCGCGTCGCTCCCCAGAAAAGCTCGGCATGTGCAGCTTTGGCAAGGCCCCGCGGGAGGAAGACACCGCGGGCGATACTACGGGCCCGGCGGAAGGGGCAGCTGGGTACGGTGGTGAGGCAAGTTGTGCGGTAGGGCCAGCAaggatcttcttctttctggggttttacgtgccaaaaccagttctgattgtgaggcacgccgtagtggagggctccagattaattttgaccacctggagttctttaacggaAAGCAAGGATCGGTGGACGCGGCTCGGTAGCGAGGCGCACGCTTGTCTAGGTGAAGCTAACTTTTTCTTCATATTCGAAAACTGTAGTCAGGTCTGCCTCCAGGTCTGCATCTGTGAGCGTATCTTGTATTGCGCGGTCGAACTCGATGAGCTCCGCCTGCTTCGCCAAGACGAGCTCGAGCTGCTGGTGCTGCACCCACACAGGGGTGGCCTCATCTGACAGCAGGGCGTCGATCGTAGAAATGGCCTTGCCGCCTGCGGACGGCAGAGCGCTTGGTGCGGAGTTGCTGCTCCATTGCCTGAACGCGAGGTCCAGGCGATAGTGCGAGTTTCGGCACCAACTTGTAATGTAGGCAACGATGGGGATTAGACCCGGGCCCGGACGTCTGACTCGTTCGTCAAGTGGCAGCAAGTGCGCGAGCAGCGGCTTTGGCCGCTGCGCGTGCTCGGCGCAGCTTCGTCTTCTTTATTTTCAATGTGTATACATCTTCAATTAACTTCTTCGGCGTTAATATGAGTAAATAGGTGTCTGCCACAGTGTGTGTGCCATTTTATATggacaaggaggaggaggaacaaacttttatttaaaccagcactttagttggctgggcctcccacgtggggacatcgaggtcttgcatCTTCGCCActtcgcaggcttgctgggtagcccagagttggtcgtcgaagtgggagctgcgcagggcggc contains the following coding sequences:
- the LOC119444280 gene encoding uncharacterized protein LOC119444280; amino-acid sequence: MALDVFKRHVSKKGGRYEVPLLIREPGLDAGHDNFALARQRLLMQLRRFKQQPDLIVQYEKTIQTYFDECHAERVLDQDVPFKPNTYCMPHHGVIRRDAVTTKLRVVSDASSHAAGQPSLNSVLIKGSKMDADLLNLLLNFASSNRYCG